The Streptosporangiales bacterium genome window below encodes:
- a CDS encoding pyridoxal-phosphate dependent enzyme, whose translation MTTKPLSVQHIEEASRTIDPVFRDTAQFSDEVLSRELGRDIVVKVETLNPIRSFKGRGAGYFIQQVPAGHHVVCASAGNFGQAIAYAGRQRDVPVRVYAATNANPMKVERMRLLGADVVQVGDDFDAAKDAARAYVAEGDGRLFVEDGKEPRISEGAGSIAVELAPLDLDVVLVPVGNGALITGIARWLKEHSPRTRVVGVCAAGAPAMVLSWRGETERLSAATAQTMADGIAVRVPIPEAVDWMRADVDDMLLVDEEHIMTALRMVRDTLGLLLEPAAVVGIAALLQHSVPSGATATILTGSNFSADLFAG comes from the coding sequence ATGACGACGAAGCCACTGTCCGTGCAGCACATCGAAGAAGCTAGCCGAACGATCGATCCCGTCTTCCGCGACACGGCACAGTTCAGCGACGAGGTGTTGTCGCGCGAGCTGGGCAGGGACATCGTCGTGAAGGTCGAGACACTCAACCCGATCAGGTCGTTCAAGGGACGCGGCGCGGGCTACTTCATCCAGCAGGTGCCGGCCGGCCACCACGTCGTCTGCGCGTCGGCAGGGAACTTCGGCCAGGCGATCGCGTACGCCGGCCGGCAGCGCGATGTCCCGGTGCGGGTGTACGCGGCGACGAACGCCAACCCGATGAAGGTCGAACGGATGCGACTGCTCGGCGCGGACGTCGTGCAGGTCGGCGACGACTTCGACGCGGCAAAGGACGCTGCGCGCGCGTACGTCGCGGAAGGCGACGGCCGGCTGTTCGTCGAGGACGGCAAGGAACCACGCATCTCGGAAGGGGCCGGCAGCATCGCCGTCGAGCTGGCACCGCTCGACCTCGACGTGGTGCTCGTGCCGGTCGGCAACGGTGCGCTCATCACGGGAATCGCACGCTGGCTGAAGGAGCACTCACCGCGCACCCGCGTGGTCGGGGTCTGCGCGGCCGGTGCGCCGGCGATGGTGTTGAGCTGGCGGGGCGAGACGGAACGGTTGTCCGCGGCGACGGCGCAGACGATGGCCGACGGTATCGCCGTACGGGTGCCCATCCCCGAGGCCGTCGACTGGATGCGGGCCGACGTCGACGACATGCTCCTGGTGGACGAGGAGCACATCATGACCGCGCTGCGCATGGTGCGCGACACCCTCGGCCTGCTGCTCGAGCCGGCCGCGGTCGTCGGCATCGCCGCGCTGTTGCAGCACTCGGTGCCGTCCGGCGCGACCGCGACGATCCTCACCGGCAGCAACTTCTCCGCCGACCTGTTCGCCGGCTAG